In Brachyhypopomus gauderio isolate BG-103 chromosome 11, BGAUD_0.2, whole genome shotgun sequence, a single genomic region encodes these proteins:
- the dusp1 gene encoding dual specificity protein phosphatase 1, producing MYLEVRLSPRCPTMVMMEVPSMEPSSLRALLDRGQPDCLVLDCRSFFSFNSSHISGSTNVRFSTIVRRRARGALGLEHIVPNEDTRNRLVSGGYRTVVFLDDRSVDIGQVKRDGTLMLAVTALNRNACGASVFLLKGGFDAFYSEFPEMCTRPAHPRALNLPLGANCQPEDVESDCSTCGTPLYDQGGPVEILPFLYLGSAYHASRKDMLDMLRITALINVSSNCPNHFEDHFQYKSIPVEDNHKANISSWFNEAIEFIDSVRNNGGRVFVHCRAGISRSATICLAYVMRTNQVRLDEAFEFVKQRRSIISPNFSFMGQLLQFESQVLATCSSQAGSPALSKSGTVFTFPIPVRTNASPLAFLHSPITPSPTC from the exons ATGTATTTAGAAGTGCGTCTTTCTCCGCGTTGTCCTACTATGGTGATGATGGAGGTCCCGAGCATGGAGCCCTCCTCCCTCCGGGCGCTTCTGGACCGGGGCCAGCCCGACTGCCTCGTCTTGGACTGTCGCTCGTTTTTCTCCTTTAATTCCTCTCACATCTCTGGATCAACTAACGTGCGCTTCAGCACCATAGTTCGCCGCCGCGCTCGAGGTGCACTGGGCTTGGAGCACATCGTGCCGAACGAGGACACCAGGAACCGCCTCGTCTCTGGTGGATACCGGACCGTAGTCTTCCTCGATGACCGGAGCGTAGATATCGGCCAAGTAAAGAGAGATGGCACACTCATGCTGGCTGTGACCGCTCTGAATCGTAATGCTTGTGGCGCTAGCGTCTTCTTGCTAAAAG gtGGATTCGATGCGTTTTACTCTGAGTTTCCCGAAATGTGCACCAGGCCAGCACATCCACGGGCTCTGAACTTGCCGCTTGGTGCGAACTGCCAGCCAGAAGATGTTGAGTCTGACTGCAGTACATGCGGGACCCCTCTGTACGACCAG GGTGGCCCGGTGGAAATCTTACCATTTCTTTATCTTGGTAGTGCATACCATGCCTCTAGAAAAGACATGCTGGATATGTTGAGGATCACGGCTCTCATCAACGTTTCTTCAAACTGTCCAAACCATTTTGAGGACCATTTTCAGTACAAAAGCATTCCTGTTGAAGACAACCATAAAGCCAACATCAGCTCCTGGTTCAACGAGGCCATTGAATTTATAG ACTCCGTGCGGAACAACGGTGGACGTGTCTTTGTCCACTGCCGGGCTGGCATCTCGCGCTCAGCTACCATCTGCCTGGCTTACGTGATGCGCACCAACCAGGTTCGGCTGGATGAGGCTTTTGAATTTGTCAAGCAACGACGCAGCATCATCTCCCCGAACTTCAGCTTCATGGGGCAGCTGCTCCAGTTCGAGTCTCAGGTGTTGGCCACATGCTCCTCACAGGCAGGGAGCCCAGCACTAAGCAAGAGTGGGACAGTGTTCACCTTTCCCATCCCTGTTCGTACAAATGCCAGTCCACTTGCTTTCCTACACAGTCCCATCACACCATCTCCGACTTGCTGA